One segment of Streptomyces sp. NBC_00576 DNA contains the following:
- a CDS encoding DUF4230 domain-containing protein has translation MTTSIKAVRRMPLWAKVLSAVVLVFALLLAGLRLAVLPGLGDIFGEETHDRSGPALLESIQDMSRYEAASGNFQIVVDLEKDTKYLPDAIKGTRVLYVGAGTVDAYVDLGKVAKNDVTVNEDRTSATLRLPHAALGKPALNPDRSYAVSKQRGLFDRITDLFSDNPNDEQAVQKLAARHIGDAAKESGLTARAEQNTTAMLKGLLGSLGFTEVKVTYGT, from the coding sequence ATGACGACGTCCATCAAGGCTGTGCGACGCATGCCCCTCTGGGCCAAGGTGCTCAGTGCCGTGGTGCTGGTGTTCGCGCTGCTGCTGGCCGGGCTCAGGCTGGCGGTGCTTCCGGGGCTGGGGGACATCTTCGGCGAGGAGACGCACGACCGTTCGGGCCCCGCGCTCCTCGAATCCATCCAGGACATGAGCCGTTACGAAGCGGCGTCCGGCAACTTCCAGATCGTCGTGGACCTGGAGAAGGACACCAAGTACCTGCCCGACGCGATCAAGGGCACCCGCGTGCTCTATGTGGGTGCCGGCACGGTCGACGCCTATGTCGATCTCGGCAAGGTCGCGAAGAACGACGTGACGGTCAACGAGGACCGCACCTCCGCGACACTCCGGCTGCCGCACGCGGCGCTCGGAAAGCCCGCGCTGAACCCCGACCGCTCCTACGCGGTCTCCAAGCAGCGCGGTCTCTTCGACCGGATCACCGACCTCTTCTCCGACAACCCGAACGACGAACAGGCCGTCCAGAAACTGGCGGCCCGGCACATCGGCGACGCGGCGAAGGAGAGCGGTCTGACCGCACGCGCCGAGCAGAACACGACGGCCATGCTCAAGGGCCTGCTCGGCTCCCTCGGCTTCACGGAGGTGAAGGTGACGTACGGCACCTGA
- a CDS encoding SDR family NAD(P)-dependent oxidoreductase, giving the protein MTTAQHKIGSGFDARSTADDVLAGIDLAGKLALVTGGYSGLGLETTRALTKAGAQVVVPARRPEHAREALAGVEGVEVDTLDLGDLESVRAFADGFLASGRTLDLVIDNAGIMACPETRVGPGWEAQFATNHLGHFALVNRLWPAIEPGGARVVSVSSRGHHFSDIRWEDVNWQRGYDKWEAYGQAKTANVLFAVHLDRLGRDAGVRAFSLHPGAIFTPLQRHIPLAEQIERGWRDAEGNALDPAGFKTPEQGAATQVWAATSPQLTGMGGVYCEDCDIAEPAAEGDERSGVRDYAVDAEQAARLWELSARLTGVNAFAV; this is encoded by the coding sequence ATGACCACCGCACAGCACAAGATCGGCTCGGGCTTCGACGCCCGAAGCACCGCCGACGACGTCCTCGCGGGCATCGACCTCGCCGGGAAGCTCGCGCTCGTCACGGGCGGCTACTCGGGCCTCGGCCTGGAGACCACCCGCGCGCTCACCAAGGCCGGCGCGCAGGTCGTGGTTCCCGCCCGCCGCCCGGAGCACGCACGGGAGGCGCTGGCCGGCGTCGAGGGCGTCGAGGTGGACACACTCGATCTCGGCGACCTGGAGAGCGTGCGCGCCTTCGCCGACGGCTTCCTCGCCTCCGGCCGCACCCTCGACCTCGTGATCGACAACGCCGGGATCATGGCCTGCCCCGAGACCCGGGTCGGCCCCGGCTGGGAGGCCCAGTTCGCGACGAACCACCTCGGCCACTTCGCGCTCGTCAACCGGCTGTGGCCGGCCATCGAGCCCGGCGGCGCCCGCGTCGTCTCCGTCTCCTCGCGCGGCCACCACTTCTCCGACATCCGCTGGGAGGACGTCAACTGGCAGCGCGGGTACGACAAGTGGGAGGCGTACGGCCAGGCGAAGACGGCGAACGTCCTGTTCGCCGTCCACCTGGACAGGCTCGGCCGCGACGCGGGCGTACGCGCCTTCTCCCTGCACCCCGGCGCCATCTTCACCCCGCTGCAGCGTCACATCCCCCTCGCCGAGCAGATCGAGCGCGGCTGGCGGGACGCCGAGGGCAACGCGCTCGACCCGGCGGGTTTCAAGACACCCGAGCAGGGTGCGGCGACCCAGGTGTGGGCGGCGACTTCCCCGCAGCTGACCGGCATGGGCGGCGTCTACTGCGAGGACTGCGACATCGCCGAGCCCGCCGCGGAGGGCGACGAGCGCAGCGGCGTACGCGACTACGCGGTCGACGCCGAGCAGGCGGCACGGCTGTGGGAGCTGTCGGCGCGCCTGACCGGGGTGAACGCGTTCGCGGTCTAG
- a CDS encoding VanZ family protein translates to MARSAPRALAALRLRSAKAESKPPESPPKSPSKPKSKPAPSPKARKTPTTRKTPKASTKPSEAAPPKRRPFAFLARVLTVLCAFVFMVAFAVILARLTLEPSPASQALTHTNFHPGRSLRAYLDQPEMRDAIRQIGGNLLLGVPFGILMPVVAPRTRGVLRVLFLTAAVMLMVEVAQGALITGRAFDIDDVILNTTGALIGYLLLGRRLSRAVHAPRPRA, encoded by the coding sequence ATGGCCCGATCAGCTCCACGTGCCCTCGCCGCGCTGCGTCTGCGCTCCGCGAAGGCCGAGAGCAAGCCGCCCGAGAGCCCGCCCAAGTCCCCGTCGAAACCCAAGTCGAAACCCGCGCCCTCTCCGAAGGCACGGAAGACCCCGACGACACGGAAGACCCCGAAGGCCTCCACGAAGCCCTCCGAGGCGGCTCCGCCGAAGCGCCGCCCGTTCGCGTTCCTGGCCCGAGTGCTGACGGTTCTCTGCGCCTTCGTGTTCATGGTGGCGTTCGCCGTGATCCTGGCCCGGCTGACCCTTGAGCCGTCCCCGGCGTCCCAGGCGCTGACCCACACCAACTTCCATCCGGGCCGCTCACTGCGCGCTTACCTCGACCAGCCCGAAATGCGGGACGCCATCCGGCAGATCGGCGGAAACCTGCTGCTCGGCGTGCCCTTCGGCATCCTGATGCCCGTCGTCGCACCCCGGACACGGGGAGTTCTGCGAGTGCTGTTCCTGACCGCGGCCGTCATGCTCATGGTCGAGGTGGCCCAGGGCGCGCTGATCACCGGACGCGCCTTCGACATCGACGACGTCATCCTCAACACCACGGGCGCGCTGATCGGTTACCTGCTCCTGGGCCGTCGGCTCAGCCGCGCGGTGCACGCACCCAGGCCGCGGGCGTAG
- a CDS encoding PHP domain-containing protein, with product MDPVEALDRIAFLLERSLAPTYRVRAFRTAIDVLAELSPDEIRQRAATGTLESLKGIGPKTAQVVRESLAGQVPGYLEKLEREQGVTPPLRDGERLRALLRGDCHLHSDWSDGGSPIEEMGRTAARLGHEWAVLTDHSPHLTVAHGLSAERLREQLALVEELNAAWAPFRLLTGIECDILDDGSLDQDPELLELLDVVVVSVHSKLRMDARSMTRRMVAAVRDPHSDVLGHCTGRLLVGPEPRGGGGGRGKRGGGRARPESEFDADAVFAACAETGTAVEINSRPERLDPPRRLLRQAEAAGVLFSIDTDAHAPGQLDWQIHGCARADECDVPAERVVTTWPVDDLLAWTRERRLPPGLGEGGAA from the coding sequence ATGGATCCCGTCGAGGCGCTGGACCGGATCGCCTTCCTGCTGGAGCGTTCCCTGGCCCCCACGTATCGCGTACGGGCCTTCCGTACCGCGATCGACGTGCTGGCGGAGCTGTCCCCGGACGAGATACGGCAGCGTGCCGCCACCGGCACCCTGGAGTCCCTCAAGGGCATCGGCCCGAAGACCGCACAGGTGGTGCGCGAGTCGCTGGCCGGGCAGGTGCCCGGCTACCTTGAGAAACTGGAGCGCGAGCAGGGTGTGACCCCGCCTCTCCGGGACGGAGAGCGGCTGCGGGCGCTGCTGCGCGGGGACTGCCATCTGCACTCCGACTGGTCGGACGGCGGCAGCCCGATCGAGGAGATGGGCCGCACGGCGGCGCGGCTCGGGCACGAGTGGGCCGTGCTCACCGATCACTCACCGCATCTCACGGTGGCGCACGGCCTGTCCGCCGAGCGGCTGCGCGAGCAGCTGGCCCTGGTCGAGGAACTCAACGCGGCCTGGGCGCCGTTCCGGCTGCTCACCGGCATCGAGTGCGACATCCTCGACGACGGCTCCCTGGACCAGGACCCGGAGCTCCTGGAACTGCTGGACGTCGTGGTGGTGTCCGTGCACTCGAAGCTGCGCATGGACGCGCGTTCGATGACCCGCCGGATGGTGGCCGCCGTACGGGATCCGCACTCGGATGTGCTCGGGCACTGCACCGGGCGGCTGCTCGTCGGGCCGGAGCCCCGGGGTGGCGGTGGCGGGCGAGGCAAGCGAGGCGGGGGCCGCGCGCGGCCGGAGTCGGAGTTCGACGCGGACGCGGTGTTCGCCGCCTGTGCCGAGACGGGCACGGCCGTGGAGATCAACAGCCGTCCGGAGCGGCTCGACCCGCCACGCCGGCTGCTGCGGCAGGCCGAGGCGGCGGGCGTGCTGTTCTCGATCGACACCGACGCGCACGCACCCGGCCAGCTCGACTGGCAGATCCATGGCTGCGCCCGCGCGGACGAGTGCGACGTACCGGCCGAGCGGGTGGTCACGACCTGGCCGGTGGACGATCTGCTGGCCTGGACGCGGGAGCGCAGGCTGCCGCCCGGCCTCGGGGAGGGCGGCGCGGCTTGA
- a CDS encoding ribose-phosphate diphosphokinase, which produces MRDIAVFSGSAHPELAAEVCEHLGVPLRPTQVSRFANDCLEVQLQANCRERDVFLVQPLVTPVQEHLVELLMMCDAARGASAGRISVVMPHYAYARSDKKDMPRISLGGRLVADLLVAAGASRVLAMTLHSPQVHGFFSVPVDHLHALRELAAHFRQYDLSRTTVVSPDLGNAKEAAHFARLIGAEVAAGAKQRFADDRVSISSVIGKVAGRDVIVLDDEIAKGSTVLELLERLRELGPRSIRVACTHGLFAAGALKRLSEQPDVLEIVCTNTVPIPDGERTEKLRVLSIAPALAEAVRRIHNGESVSALFDAPGTE; this is translated from the coding sequence GTGCGAGACATCGCCGTGTTCAGCGGTAGTGCCCACCCCGAGCTGGCGGCCGAGGTCTGCGAACACCTGGGCGTGCCCCTGCGGCCCACACAGGTCAGCCGGTTCGCCAACGACTGCCTGGAGGTCCAGCTCCAGGCCAACTGCCGTGAGCGGGACGTCTTCCTCGTCCAGCCGCTGGTCACACCGGTCCAGGAACACCTTGTCGAGCTGCTCATGATGTGCGACGCGGCGCGCGGGGCTTCGGCCGGGCGGATTTCGGTCGTCATGCCGCACTACGCGTACGCCCGCTCCGACAAGAAGGACATGCCCCGCATCTCGCTCGGCGGACGCCTGGTCGCGGACCTGCTGGTCGCGGCCGGCGCGAGCCGCGTCCTCGCGATGACCCTGCACTCCCCACAGGTCCACGGCTTCTTCTCGGTCCCGGTCGACCATCTGCACGCCCTGCGCGAACTCGCCGCGCACTTCCGCCAGTACGACCTGTCCCGTACGACGGTCGTGTCGCCCGACCTCGGCAACGCCAAGGAGGCCGCGCACTTCGCCCGGCTGATCGGCGCCGAGGTGGCCGCCGGGGCCAAGCAGCGGTTCGCGGACGACCGGGTGAGCATCAGCTCCGTGATCGGCAAGGTCGCCGGACGGGACGTCATCGTGCTGGACGACGAGATCGCCAAGGGCAGCACGGTCCTCGAACTCCTCGAACGGCTCCGGGAGTTGGGGCCGCGTTCCATCCGGGTCGCCTGCACCCACGGGCTGTTCGCGGCGGGCGCGCTCAAGCGGCTGAGCGAGCAGCCCGACGTGCTGGAGATCGTGTGCACCAACACCGTGCCGATCCCCGACGGGGAGCGCACCGAGAAGCTGAGGGTGCTGTCCATCGCCCCGGCGCTCGCCGAGGCCGTGCGGCGCATTCACAACGGTGAGTCGGTGAGCGCCCTGTTCGACGCACCGGGAACCGAATAG
- a CDS encoding M15 family metallopeptidase, translating into MSEIILMSDAKVAAVPVEECGERLVEVRGALLIDDRQQQASGAAQFQLRQGVLDRLLDAQALLPDGIRLLFVEGYRPPALQRRYFEKYSAGLRAQHPEWSDDRLRSAASRYVSPPEIAPHSAGAAVDLTLADADGRELDLGTAMNANPEDSAGACYTHADNIGAEAHAHREILGKALSEAGLVNYPTEWWHWSYGDRYWALTTGAPAALYGPAELDAGSS; encoded by the coding sequence ATGAGCGAGATCATCCTGATGTCCGACGCGAAGGTGGCCGCCGTGCCCGTCGAGGAGTGCGGTGAGCGTCTGGTGGAGGTGCGAGGCGCCCTGCTCATCGACGACCGGCAGCAACAGGCGTCCGGCGCCGCCCAGTTCCAGCTGAGACAGGGCGTCCTGGACCGGCTGCTCGACGCGCAGGCGCTGCTCCCTGACGGCATACGGCTGCTGTTCGTCGAGGGCTACAGGCCGCCCGCCCTGCAACGCCGCTACTTCGAGAAGTACTCCGCCGGGCTGCGGGCCCAGCACCCGGAATGGTCCGACGACCGGCTCCGTTCCGCCGCCAGCCGCTATGTCTCCCCGCCCGAGATCGCCCCGCACAGCGCGGGCGCAGCCGTCGACCTGACCCTCGCCGACGCCGACGGCCGTGAACTCGACCTGGGCACCGCCATGAACGCCAACCCCGAGGACAGCGCGGGCGCCTGCTACACCCACGCCGACAACATCGGCGCCGAGGCCCACGCCCACCGGGAGATCCTGGGCAAGGCACTGAGTGAGGCCGGTCTCGTCAACTACCCCACGGAGTGGTGGCACTGGTCCTACGGCGACCGGTACTGGGCCCTGACGACCGGCGCCCCCGCCGCGCTGTACGGCCCCGCGGAACTCGACGCGGGATCCTCCTGA
- the otr(A) gene encoding tetracycline resistance ribosomal protection protein Otr(A) yields the protein MRTSHISHTLNIGILAHVDAGKTSLTERLLFDSGAIDRLGSVDAGDTRTDDGTIERQRGITIRSAVATFTAGDTRINLIDTPGHSDFIAEVERALAVLDGAVLLLSAVEGVQAQTRVLMRTLRRLRLPTLVFVNKIDRAGARSEDLLADVRRRLTPHIVPLTDVDGVGTPAARSRPRPLTGPATAEAIAEVDPGILAALVDGPAPTPAELDKALAVHTADGSLHPLLFGSALGGQGVPQLVEALTRLVPRPAPTAADAPPRGTVFAVRPAPDGGRTAYLRLYEGEVTQRQRLTFLRREADGRTTQVPGRVTGLEVIGRPGPLTAGNIAALTGLGAVRVGDRLGELTDRAPQFAPPTLETLVRARHPEQSARLRSALLTLADQDPLTHARPAADGSTALLLYGEVQKEVLAATLAQDFGIDAEFEPSRVRFLERPAGTGEAYEENPWLDRTRCFATVGLRVQPGARGSGAVFTYETELGALPRAFHQAIEDTIHAGLLAGPHEWPVTDCRVVLVRSGFVGPLSTAAHFRALTPVVLRRALERAGTQAYEPYHAFELEIPSAALAPVTGMLASLGAEFGRTTGDGSTWHLTGELAARRVREAELRLPGLTHGEGVWWSRVSGDRALR from the coding sequence ATGCGCACCTCGCACATCTCTCACACCCTGAACATCGGGATCCTGGCCCACGTCGACGCCGGTAAGACCAGCCTCACCGAGCGGCTGCTGTTCGACTCGGGCGCGATCGACCGGCTCGGCAGCGTCGACGCCGGTGACACCCGGACGGACGACGGCACGATCGAACGGCAGCGCGGGATCACCATCCGCTCGGCGGTCGCCACGTTCACCGCCGGTGACACCCGGATCAACCTCATCGACACCCCGGGGCACTCCGACTTCATCGCCGAGGTCGAACGCGCCCTGGCGGTCCTGGACGGCGCGGTGCTGCTGCTGTCGGCCGTCGAGGGTGTCCAGGCGCAGACACGCGTGCTGATGAGGACGCTGCGGCGGCTGCGGCTGCCCACACTGGTCTTCGTCAACAAGATCGACCGTGCCGGCGCCCGGTCCGAGGACCTGCTCGCGGACGTCCGCCGCCGACTGACCCCGCACATCGTCCCGCTCACCGACGTCGACGGCGTCGGCACACCGGCCGCCCGCAGCCGGCCCCGCCCGCTCACGGGGCCGGCCACGGCGGAGGCGATCGCCGAGGTCGACCCCGGCATTCTCGCGGCGCTCGTGGACGGCCCCGCACCGACCCCGGCCGAGCTGGACAAGGCCTTGGCCGTCCACACCGCCGACGGCTCGCTCCACCCCCTCCTCTTCGGCTCGGCACTGGGCGGCCAAGGCGTACCCCAACTCGTCGAGGCCCTGACCCGGCTCGTCCCCCGGCCCGCCCCGACCGCCGCGGACGCGCCCCCACGCGGCACGGTGTTCGCCGTACGCCCCGCACCGGACGGCGGGCGGACGGCGTATCTGCGGCTGTACGAGGGTGAGGTGACGCAGCGTCAGCGGCTGACGTTCCTGCGGCGCGAGGCCGACGGCCGGACCACCCAGGTCCCCGGCCGGGTGACCGGCCTCGAGGTGATCGGCCGCCCGGGCCCGCTCACTGCCGGGAACATCGCCGCCCTGACCGGCCTCGGCGCCGTCCGCGTCGGCGACCGCCTCGGCGAACTCACCGACCGCGCCCCGCAGTTCGCGCCCCCGACCCTGGAGACCCTGGTCCGGGCCCGGCACCCCGAGCAGTCGGCGCGCCTCCGCTCGGCACTGCTGACCCTGGCCGACCAGGACCCACTGACCCACGCCCGGCCCGCAGCCGACGGCAGCACCGCGCTGCTGCTCTACGGCGAGGTGCAGAAGGAGGTCCTCGCCGCCACTCTCGCCCAGGACTTCGGCATCGACGCCGAGTTCGAGCCGAGCCGCGTCCGCTTCCTGGAGCGACCCGCCGGCACCGGCGAGGCGTACGAGGAGAACCCGTGGCTCGACCGCACCCGCTGCTTCGCGACGGTCGGGCTGCGCGTCCAGCCGGGGGCTCGCGGGTCGGGTGCGGTGTTCACGTACGAGACCGAACTCGGCGCGCTCCCCCGGGCGTTCCACCAGGCGATCGAGGACACGATCCACGCGGGTCTGCTGGCCGGCCCGCACGAGTGGCCGGTCACGGACTGCCGGGTCGTGCTCGTCCGCTCCGGGTTCGTCGGGCCGCTCAGCACCGCCGCCCACTTCCGGGCGCTCACGCCGGTGGTACTGCGGCGCGCCCTGGAACGGGCGGGGACGCAGGCGTACGAGCCGTACCACGCCTTCGAGTTGGAGATCCCGTCGGCGGCACTGGCGCCGGTGACCGGGATGCTCGCGTCCCTCGGCGCGGAGTTCGGCCGGACCACGGGCGACGGCAGCACCTGGCACCTCACCGGCGAGCTGGCGGCCCGACGGGTGCGCGAGGCCGAACTGCGGTTGCCGGGGCTGACGCACGGCGAGGGTGTGTGGTGGTCGCGCGTGTCGGGCGACCGCGCGCTCCGGTAG